From the genome of Leptolyngbya iicbica LK, one region includes:
- a CDS encoding glycosyltransferase yields the protein MTYSKSVEIESQQRLVETPSGKLIVPSALVTTTSADGIVLDVGQGTTSHNRTTQKVLFSLVIPTFNERDNLQTLVAQLTSILDTTVPGQYELIVVDDDSPDETWQIGLELAQTYPQVRVMRRVGEKGLSSAVIRGWQVAQGEILGVIDADLQHPPQVLLDLIAKVRNGADLAVGSRHVEGGGVSEWSIVRRFLSRGAQVLGLLILPNVVGRVSDPMSGYFVCRRAAIADTELNPRGYKILLEVIGRGNFEVIDEAGYVFQERTAGASKVTWKQYVDYIHHLLRLRSRGRIGKIRRNFPTKAFFRFALVGLSGVFIDMAVLYLLHTGLGLPLTRSKILAAEVAILNNFVWNDLWTFATISRGQKGWGARLKRFLKFNMICLAGLVLNVLVLNLIYNLIFGQRWAYVANLIAIGLVTVWNFWLNLKLSWRVTQVDRQQ from the coding sequence ATGACTTATTCTAAATCGGTGGAAATAGAATCACAGCAGCGATTGGTCGAGACACCATCTGGCAAGCTCATTGTGCCATCAGCCCTCGTAACAACGACGTCGGCTGATGGCATAGTTTTGGATGTAGGTCAGGGGACCACTAGTCACAACCGCACTACCCAAAAGGTCTTGTTTTCACTGGTGATTCCCACCTTCAACGAGCGCGACAACCTACAAACATTGGTTGCGCAATTAACTTCTATTTTGGATACAACTGTGCCCGGTCAGTACGAACTGATTGTGGTTGATGACGATAGTCCTGATGAGACTTGGCAAATTGGTTTAGAACTGGCTCAGACCTATCCTCAGGTCAGAGTAATGCGCCGGGTCGGGGAAAAAGGGTTGTCTTCGGCGGTGATTCGAGGTTGGCAAGTAGCTCAAGGAGAAATTCTTGGCGTCATTGATGCAGATTTGCAGCATCCTCCGCAAGTGCTATTGGACTTGATTGCCAAGGTACGTAATGGCGCTGATTTAGCTGTCGGTAGCCGTCATGTTGAAGGGGGCGGAGTTAGTGAATGGAGCATTGTTCGGCGATTTTTGTCTCGGGGGGCACAAGTCCTGGGCCTATTGATTTTGCCTAACGTGGTGGGTCGGGTGAGTGATCCCATGAGTGGTTACTTTGTCTGCCGCCGCGCTGCGATCGCCGATACTGAATTAAATCCAAGGGGATATAAGATCCTGCTGGAAGTCATTGGCCGCGGGAATTTTGAGGTCATTGACGAGGCAGGATATGTCTTCCAGGAACGGACTGCTGGTGCCAGTAAGGTCACGTGGAAGCAGTACGTCGATTACATTCATCATTTACTACGTTTGCGATCTCGAGGTCGCATTGGCAAAATTCGCCGCAACTTTCCGACCAAAGCCTTTTTCCGGTTTGCTCTGGTTGGCTTGAGTGGTGTCTTTATTGATATGGCAGTGTTGTATCTGTTGCACACGGGATTAGGTTTACCTCTCACCAGAAGTAAAATTCTGGCAGCAGAAGTCGCGATTTTGAACAACTTCGTTTGGAATGATTTATGGACTTTTGCGACAATTAGCCGTGGTCAAAAGGGCTGGGGCGCAAGGCTTAAGCGCTTCTTAAAATTCAACATGATTTGCTTGGCAGGCTTGGTGCTTAACGTATTGGTCTTAAACCTGATCTACAACCTGATCTTTGGTCAAAGATGGGCTTATGTCGCCAATTTAATTGCGATTGGTTTAGTCACTGTCTGGAACTTCTGGCTGAACTTGAAACTGAGCTGGCGCGTGACCCAGGTTGACCGCCAACAATAA
- a CDS encoding 3'(2'),5'-bisphosphate nucleotidase CysQ family protein has product MVTAAENEAILKTLLQGGQQARQAALETFEVFEKGREDYVTTVDQALDQFLSAAFARHFPTDGIVTEENQTSATAFSGHHRRIWFIDPIDGTEDFIHRGEHYSIMVGLLQNHQPRAGWVYAPAQSRLYWGGADWGLFQQDDQGKSLPLEPNPQVLGDSATLLLGDRDQRRFGDMIGAQLPELTFDSIGSFGLKVLEVIKGEAGLYVYLNGRVKLWDTTGPLALAQAAGLICCDLDGHPIRFDVNSIYPQSLIHRQPIVIGWPDYVTAYLPALRQAVLAVRQQELALNAP; this is encoded by the coding sequence ATGGTGACTGCCGCAGAAAACGAAGCCATTCTCAAGACGCTGTTGCAAGGTGGGCAACAAGCACGTCAGGCAGCCTTAGAAACTTTTGAAGTCTTTGAAAAAGGCCGTGAAGATTACGTCACGACGGTCGATCAGGCATTAGACCAGTTTTTGTCTGCAGCATTTGCTCGTCATTTCCCGACTGACGGCATTGTTACCGAAGAAAATCAAACCTCAGCCACCGCTTTTAGCGGCCACCATCGCCGCATATGGTTTATCGACCCCATCGACGGCACCGAAGACTTTATCCACCGTGGCGAACATTACTCCATCATGGTAGGGCTGTTGCAAAATCACCAACCGCGGGCAGGGTGGGTATATGCCCCGGCGCAGAGTCGTCTGTATTGGGGGGGCGCTGATTGGGGCTTGTTTCAACAAGACGATCAGGGCAAATCTCTACCTTTAGAGCCTAATCCTCAAGTATTGGGAGACAGTGCCACATTACTGCTGGGCGATCGCGACCAGCGCAGATTTGGCGACATGATTGGAGCGCAACTGCCAGAGTTAACCTTCGACTCCATTGGCAGCTTTGGCCTCAAAGTACTGGAAGTCATTAAAGGAGAAGCCGGACTTTACGTCTATCTGAACGGACGGGTAAAACTTTGGGATACCACCGGACCCCTGGCTTTGGCACAGGCTGCAGGCCTCATTTGCTGTGATTTAGATGGTCATCCTATCCGCTTTGACGTGAACAGCATTTATCCGCAAAGCCTCATTCATCGTCAGCCCATCGTCATTGGCTGGCCGGATTATGTCACAGCATACTTGCCCGCATTGCGCCAGGCAGTCTTAGCCGTGCGCCAACAAGAACTCGCGTTAAATGCGCCATAA
- a CDS encoding TerB family tellurite resistance protein produces MALQVPPPPSISPRQLTLLRVVASMAWSDGNLAQEEVDLMLKRFSSLFAHNSEQQADLQKELRDYLMQNIPLEESVPHLQSQAEREFVLRLGYEVISSSARTPEEDLINSEEADAYNRLVALLNLSPERVAALESEAQTADNTDSLIENMTQQLQQFFGQS; encoded by the coding sequence ATGGCTCTCCAAGTTCCACCCCCACCTTCGATTTCTCCGCGTCAATTGACTTTGCTGCGCGTTGTGGCATCCATGGCGTGGAGTGATGGCAACCTCGCCCAGGAAGAGGTTGACCTGATGCTCAAGCGATTCAGCAGTTTGTTTGCCCACAATTCTGAACAGCAAGCCGATTTGCAAAAAGAATTGCGTGACTATCTCATGCAAAATATTCCCTTAGAAGAGTCGGTCCCCCATTTGCAGTCTCAAGCAGAGCGGGAATTTGTGCTGCGGCTGGGCTACGAAGTGATCAGCAGTAGCGCCCGCACCCCCGAAGAAGACCTCATCAACTCCGAAGAGGCCGATGCCTACAATCGCCTCGTTGCCCTGCTCAACCTATCGCCCGAACGGGTAGCGGCCCTAGAAAGCGAAGCCCAAACTGCCGATAACACCGACTCGCTGATTGAAAATATGACGCAACAGCTACAGCAATTTTTTGGGCAGAGCTAG
- a CDS encoding glycosyltransferase family 39 protein has translation MEKSSVFSRKSTLTKIGKYIIGIILVIGIFLRFHNLDGKIYWRDEVFTSLQISGQLLDIADHSELFTSELVTQDDIAEYQYINDSNGYVDTINGLKEFEPQLTPFYFVLARGWNGLLGNSTFINRLLTALISLLCLPFVYWLSLQLFEKPAISWMTTALIAVSPFQILYAQEARPYSLWVLMTLISSVSLLRAQKQATVKNWILYCITVVASLYTFLFAITTLFAHGLYILISERDKLSRVVLRFTASAIASLIAFAPWILILVNDPPSNYAAVPHGSFLAYPKGWLRNLSLPFADFGINDASSKATLLAFLVYLLLLIVAIAYSYFYLQRFASRKTFWFLTCLLAVPFMMLLVYDFGKGGQLTTRGSYLIPSLLSLQITFGYLMASQCLQRKQFWLVAFLFFLSVSTASSLVLANSDTWWHKADENIHHEVAATINQADSPLVISDVEFSLPISLSHSLKANTEFILLPPPDIDENWQLPDIPAENFSDIFLYRPSEQLQTELSQVSGIRLETLIEQTENYCNCTPQVLVKVSQITPNS, from the coding sequence ATGGAAAAATCAAGCGTTTTTTCACGGAAAAGCACGCTGACTAAAATTGGCAAGTACATCATAGGTATTATTTTAGTCATCGGCATTTTTCTTCGATTTCACAATCTAGATGGCAAAATATACTGGCGAGATGAAGTATTCACGTCATTACAAATATCGGGACAGTTGCTTGATATCGCTGATCATAGTGAACTGTTCACATCAGAACTCGTAACTCAAGATGATATTGCAGAATATCAGTACATTAATGACAGTAATGGCTATGTTGATACCATCAACGGCCTCAAAGAGTTTGAGCCCCAATTAACCCCCTTTTACTTCGTATTAGCTCGCGGCTGGAATGGCTTATTAGGCAACTCGACTTTCATTAATCGACTGTTGACAGCATTGATTAGTTTGCTATGTTTGCCATTCGTTTACTGGCTGAGCCTGCAGCTTTTTGAAAAGCCAGCCATCAGCTGGATGACGACCGCCTTAATCGCCGTCTCCCCATTCCAAATTTTGTATGCGCAAGAAGCCCGGCCTTACAGTCTCTGGGTGCTGATGACTCTAATCTCAAGTGTTTCACTATTGAGAGCTCAGAAGCAGGCAACTGTTAAAAACTGGATTCTCTATTGCATTACAGTCGTGGCCAGCCTTTATACATTCTTATTTGCGATCACGACTTTATTTGCACATGGACTATATATCCTGATATCTGAACGCGATAAACTTAGCCGCGTCGTATTGAGGTTTACAGCGTCAGCAATAGCAAGTTTGATCGCCTTTGCTCCCTGGATACTGATACTCGTTAATGATCCGCCTAGCAATTATGCAGCAGTGCCCCACGGAAGCTTTTTGGCTTATCCCAAGGGTTGGCTGAGAAACCTGAGTTTACCTTTTGCTGACTTTGGCATTAATGACGCGAGTTCTAAGGCGACACTGCTCGCTTTCCTCGTTTACTTGCTATTGCTAATTGTGGCGATCGCTTATTCTTATTTCTATCTACAAAGATTCGCATCTAGAAAAACATTTTGGTTTTTAACTTGTTTGCTTGCTGTGCCTTTTATGATGCTTTTAGTTTATGACTTTGGCAAAGGCGGGCAATTAACAACTCGCGGAAGTTATTTAATTCCATCGCTCTTAAGCTTACAAATCACTTTTGGCTACTTAATGGCAAGTCAATGTTTACAGCGGAAGCAATTTTGGCTTGTGGCATTTCTGTTTTTCCTATCAGTTTCGACCGCATCTTCATTAGTCCTGGCAAATTCGGACACTTGGTGGCACAAGGCGGATGAAAATATTCACCATGAAGTTGCCGCTACAATCAATCAAGCAGATAGTCCCCTAGTCATTAGCGATGTGGAATTTAGTTTGCCGATATCTTTAAGCCATTCTTTAAAGGCAAATACAGAGTTTATTCTGCTACCGCCACCTGACATCGACGAAAACTGGCAGCTCCCGGACATTCCTGCAGAAAACTTCTCTGATATTTTTCTGTACCGTCCTTCCGAACAGCTACAAACTGAGTTGAGCCAAGTCTCTGGTATAAGGCTAGAAACGTTGATTGAACAAACAGAAAACTATTGCAACTGCACCCCCCAGGTATTGGTCAAAGTTTCTCAAATCACCCCCAATAGTTAA
- a CDS encoding Crp/Fnr family transcriptional regulator translates to MQPEAFSELFPLFESASPETVEWLVSVSTQHEYPADRAVLMEDAWGNAVYFIESGWVKVRRHAGDSAVTLAVLGPGDFFGEMAILDESPRSTDVVALAPVKLLSVSAQRFIQTLFKDSQLHHRMLQLMVQRLRLTNFRFQLRHQPPAVKLANTLATLSEAYGQPVDGGVTIFNIPIADLADVTDISEEETSKIMEKLVEKGWLKVDEANETLVLSNVKQLSQLAGKG, encoded by the coding sequence ATGCAGCCAGAAGCCTTTAGTGAGCTTTTCCCTCTCTTTGAAAGTGCGAGTCCTGAAACTGTCGAATGGCTCGTATCGGTATCCACTCAGCATGAATATCCCGCCGATCGTGCGGTGCTCATGGAAGACGCCTGGGGCAATGCCGTTTACTTTATTGAATCGGGGTGGGTAAAGGTGCGCCGCCACGCTGGCGATAGTGCAGTGACGCTAGCCGTTTTGGGCCCAGGAGACTTTTTTGGCGAGATGGCGATCTTAGATGAGTCCCCTCGTTCTACTGATGTGGTGGCCTTGGCCCCCGTTAAGTTGCTCAGCGTATCGGCCCAGCGGTTCATTCAAACACTCTTTAAAGACTCACAGTTGCACCACCGCATGCTGCAACTCATGGTGCAGCGATTGCGGTTGACCAATTTTCGCTTTCAACTGCGGCACCAACCCCCGGCGGTAAAACTGGCCAATACCTTAGCCACCCTGAGCGAGGCCTATGGTCAGCCTGTGGACGGTGGCGTCACGATATTCAATATTCCTATCGCTGATTTGGCTGACGTGACTGACATTTCAGAAGAAGAGACCAGCAAAATTATGGAAAAACTGGTCGAAAAAGGCTGGCTCAAAGTTGACGAGGCCAACGAGACCCTGGTGCTCAGTAACGTGAAACAACTTAGCCAGTTAGCGGGCAAGGGATAG
- a CDS encoding thiol-disulfide oxidoreductase DCC family protein, producing MTTVASSDRTPTPVDQPSQNWQIKLLYDGDCPLCLREVNFLQKKDAGRGLVQFVDIADDAYDPAQHGGVDFETAMGRIHAVLADGTVIRNVEVFRRIYSILGIGWIYAPTRWPVIGPLVDKLYDFWADLRLQVTGRPSLPTLVAERQARLQGCHASDRCEL from the coding sequence ATGACTACTGTTGCTTCGAGCGATCGCACCCCGACCCCAGTTGATCAACCCTCCCAAAACTGGCAAATCAAGTTGCTGTACGACGGCGACTGTCCGCTTTGTCTGCGAGAAGTCAACTTTTTGCAAAAAAAAGATGCGGGTCGCGGTCTGGTGCAGTTTGTCGATATTGCTGATGATGCCTACGATCCGGCTCAGCACGGCGGAGTCGATTTTGAGACGGCGATGGGACGCATTCATGCTGTGTTGGCTGATGGCACTGTGATTAGAAATGTTGAAGTTTTCCGACGTATTTACAGCATTTTAGGCATCGGCTGGATTTATGCTCCCACCCGTTGGCCAGTGATCGGTCCTTTGGTTGATAAGCTGTATGACTTTTGGGCTGATTTGCGGCTGCAAGTTACAGGTCGCCCGAGCCTGCCGACCCTTGTGGCTGAGCGACAAGCTCGGTTGCAGGGATGTCATGCTAGCGATCGCTGCGAACTGTAG